A stretch of the Tachysurus fulvidraco isolate hzauxx_2018 chromosome 18, HZAU_PFXX_2.0, whole genome shotgun sequence genome encodes the following:
- the atp5pf gene encoding ATP synthase-coupling factor 6, mitochondrial → MALHRLFQLSSVFRSAVTVTLRRNIGISAVLFNKAKALDPVQKIFLDKIQEYNLKSKSSGGVVDGGQNYQKNMTEEISKLQRLYGGGDMTKFPDFKFTEPKLEEVAK, encoded by the exons ATGGCGCTCCATCGGCTCTTTCAGCTCTCCTCAGTCTTCCGCTCGGCCGTGACTGTGACTCTGCGCAGGAACATCGGCATCTCTGCTGTCCTTTTTAACAAGGCGAAGGCTCTGGACCCTGTACAGAAAATCTTTTTGGACAAAATCCAAGAGTACAACCTCAAGAGCAA GAGTTCAGGCGGAGTGGTTGATGGTGGTCAGAACTACCAGAAGAATATGACAGAAGAGATAAGCAAACTGCAAAGGTTATATGGAGGAGGTGACATGACTAAATTCCCAGACTTCAAATTCACAG AGCCCAAGCTGGAAGAGGTGGCCAAGTGA
- the jam2a gene encoding junctional adhesion molecule 2A isoform X1: MKTPVSLPVLLLLLLQNVPVVPVTVTTSSPVVKVEEYSEARLSCEFKTEKDQNPRIEWKKKEIGMSFVYFDNNFSGPFVGRAKIDGATITLQRVTLKDAGDYRCEVSASTDSVQLGEANITLKVLVPPHTPSCEIPSSALTGSVVELRCKDQYSIPPASYTWYKDKKPVLPPRHGNTTYSVNKDTGILAFHKVTIADAGLYHCEANNGVGKSKSCVGNHMAIDDLNVPGIVAGIVILCLVISLCTLGVCYAHRQGYFNQEGHSGSNSVMEWLTSAARTSTDQRTSLMLVMDLLHRMFRTSNTRSHLCCKKL; the protein is encoded by the exons ATGTTCCTGTGGTTCCTGTCACGGTCACCACCTCCAGCCCTGTAGTAAAAGTGGAGGAATACTCAG AGGCCAGGCTGTCTTGTGAGTTTAAGACCGAGAAAGATCAGAATCCTCGCATCGAgtggaagaaaaaggaaatcgGCATGTCCTTTGTGTACTTTGATAACAACTTCTCAG GACCTTTTGTGGGACGTGCAAAGATCGATGGGGCAACAATAACATTACAGAGGGTGACCCTGAAGGATGCTGGAGACTATCGCTGTGAGGTCAGCGCTTCTACAGACTCAGTCCAGCTGGGGGAGGCAAATATCACTCTGAAAGTGTTGG TGCCTCCACACACGCCGTCCTGTGAGATCCCGAGTTCTGCACTTACTGGATCTGTAGTGGAGCTGCGCTGTAAAGACCAGTACAGTATTCCTCCAGCAAGTTACACCTGGTACAAAGACAAGAAGCCTGTCTTGCCACCACGCCATGGCAATACCACTTACTCTGTCAACAAGGACACAGGCATTCTT GCATTTCATAAAGTTACAATAGCTGACGCAGGATTGTACCACTGTGAGGCCAACAATGGGGTTGGAAAGTCAAAGAGCTGTGTAGGAAATCACATGGCAatcg ATGATTTAAATGTTCCAGGGATCGTGGCCGGGATTGTAATTCTATGCCTCGTCATATCTTTATGCACTCTTGGGGTCTGTTATGCTCACCGACAAGGCTACTTTAACC AGGAAG GTCATTCTGGATCCAACAGTGTCATGGAGTGGCTCACATCAGCAGCCAGAACCTCAACAGATCAGAGGACAT CCCTCATGCTGGTTATGGACCTCCTTCACAGAAT GTTCAGGACTTCAAACACACGCAGTCATTTATGCTGTAAGAAGCTTTGA
- the jam2a gene encoding junctional adhesion molecule 2A isoform X3 — translation MKTPVSLPVLLLLLLQNVPVVPVTVTTSSPVVKVEEYSEARLSCEFKTEKDQNPRIEWKKKEIGMSFVYFDNNFSGPFVGRAKIDGATITLQRVTLKDAGDYRCEVSASTDSVQLGEANITLKVLVPPHTPSCEIPSSALTGSVVELRCKDQYSIPPASYTWYKDKKPVLPPRHGNTTYSVNKDTGILAFHKVTIADAGLYHCEANNGVGKSKSCVGNHMAIDDLNVPGIVAGIVILCLVISLCTLGVCYAHRQGYFNQEALMLVMDLLHRMFRTSNTRSHLCCKKL, via the exons ATGTTCCTGTGGTTCCTGTCACGGTCACCACCTCCAGCCCTGTAGTAAAAGTGGAGGAATACTCAG AGGCCAGGCTGTCTTGTGAGTTTAAGACCGAGAAAGATCAGAATCCTCGCATCGAgtggaagaaaaaggaaatcgGCATGTCCTTTGTGTACTTTGATAACAACTTCTCAG GACCTTTTGTGGGACGTGCAAAGATCGATGGGGCAACAATAACATTACAGAGGGTGACCCTGAAGGATGCTGGAGACTATCGCTGTGAGGTCAGCGCTTCTACAGACTCAGTCCAGCTGGGGGAGGCAAATATCACTCTGAAAGTGTTGG TGCCTCCACACACGCCGTCCTGTGAGATCCCGAGTTCTGCACTTACTGGATCTGTAGTGGAGCTGCGCTGTAAAGACCAGTACAGTATTCCTCCAGCAAGTTACACCTGGTACAAAGACAAGAAGCCTGTCTTGCCACCACGCCATGGCAATACCACTTACTCTGTCAACAAGGACACAGGCATTCTT GCATTTCATAAAGTTACAATAGCTGACGCAGGATTGTACCACTGTGAGGCCAACAATGGGGTTGGAAAGTCAAAGAGCTGTGTAGGAAATCACATGGCAatcg ATGATTTAAATGTTCCAGGGATCGTGGCCGGGATTGTAATTCTATGCCTCGTCATATCTTTATGCACTCTTGGGGTCTGTTATGCTCACCGACAAGGCTACTTTAACC AGGAAG CCCTCATGCTGGTTATGGACCTCCTTCACAGAAT GTTCAGGACTTCAAACACACGCAGTCATTTATGCTGTAAGAAGCTTTGA
- the jam2a gene encoding junctional adhesion molecule 2A isoform X2, with amino-acid sequence MKTPVSLPVLLLLLLQNVPVVPVTVTTSSPVVKVEEYSEARLSCEFKTEKDQNPRIEWKKKEIGMSFVYFDNNFSGPFVGRAKIDGATITLQRVTLKDAGDYRCEVSASTDSVQLGEANITLKVLVPPHTPSCEIPSSALTGSVVELRCKDQYSIPPASYTWYKDKKPVLPPRHGNTTYSVNKDTGILAFHKVTIADAGLYHCEANNGVGKSKSCVGNHMAIDDLNVPGIVAGIVILCLVISLCTLGVCYAHRQGYFNRHRGRSFWIQQCHGVAHISSQNLNRSEDIPHAGYGPPSQNVQDFKHTQSFML; translated from the exons ATGTTCCTGTGGTTCCTGTCACGGTCACCACCTCCAGCCCTGTAGTAAAAGTGGAGGAATACTCAG AGGCCAGGCTGTCTTGTGAGTTTAAGACCGAGAAAGATCAGAATCCTCGCATCGAgtggaagaaaaaggaaatcgGCATGTCCTTTGTGTACTTTGATAACAACTTCTCAG GACCTTTTGTGGGACGTGCAAAGATCGATGGGGCAACAATAACATTACAGAGGGTGACCCTGAAGGATGCTGGAGACTATCGCTGTGAGGTCAGCGCTTCTACAGACTCAGTCCAGCTGGGGGAGGCAAATATCACTCTGAAAGTGTTGG TGCCTCCACACACGCCGTCCTGTGAGATCCCGAGTTCTGCACTTACTGGATCTGTAGTGGAGCTGCGCTGTAAAGACCAGTACAGTATTCCTCCAGCAAGTTACACCTGGTACAAAGACAAGAAGCCTGTCTTGCCACCACGCCATGGCAATACCACTTACTCTGTCAACAAGGACACAGGCATTCTT GCATTTCATAAAGTTACAATAGCTGACGCAGGATTGTACCACTGTGAGGCCAACAATGGGGTTGGAAAGTCAAAGAGCTGTGTAGGAAATCACATGGCAatcg ATGATTTAAATGTTCCAGGGATCGTGGCCGGGATTGTAATTCTATGCCTCGTCATATCTTTATGCACTCTTGGGGTCTGTTATGCTCACCGACAAGGCTACTTTAACC GACACAGAGGAAG GTCATTCTGGATCCAACAGTGTCATGGAGTGGCTCACATCAGCAGCCAGAACCTCAACAGATCAGAGGACAT CCCTCATGCTGGTTATGGACCTCCTTCACAGAAT GTTCAGGACTTCAAACACACGCAGTCATTTATGCTGTAA
- the jam2a gene encoding junctional adhesion molecule 2A isoform X4 produces MKTPVSLPVLLLLLLQNVPVVPVTVTTSSPVVKVEEYSEARLSCEFKTEKDQNPRIEWKKKEIGMSFVYFDNNFSGPFVGRAKIDGATITLQRVTLKDAGDYRCEVSASTDSVQLGEANITLKVLVPPHTPSCEIPSSALTGSVVELRCKDQYSIPPASYTWYKDKKPVLPPRHGNTTYSVNKDTGILAFHKVTIADAGLYHCEANNGVGKSKSCVGNHMAIDDLNVPGIVAGIVILCLVISLCTLGVCYAHRQGYFNRHRGSPHAGYGPPSQNVQDFKHTQSFML; encoded by the exons ATGTTCCTGTGGTTCCTGTCACGGTCACCACCTCCAGCCCTGTAGTAAAAGTGGAGGAATACTCAG AGGCCAGGCTGTCTTGTGAGTTTAAGACCGAGAAAGATCAGAATCCTCGCATCGAgtggaagaaaaaggaaatcgGCATGTCCTTTGTGTACTTTGATAACAACTTCTCAG GACCTTTTGTGGGACGTGCAAAGATCGATGGGGCAACAATAACATTACAGAGGGTGACCCTGAAGGATGCTGGAGACTATCGCTGTGAGGTCAGCGCTTCTACAGACTCAGTCCAGCTGGGGGAGGCAAATATCACTCTGAAAGTGTTGG TGCCTCCACACACGCCGTCCTGTGAGATCCCGAGTTCTGCACTTACTGGATCTGTAGTGGAGCTGCGCTGTAAAGACCAGTACAGTATTCCTCCAGCAAGTTACACCTGGTACAAAGACAAGAAGCCTGTCTTGCCACCACGCCATGGCAATACCACTTACTCTGTCAACAAGGACACAGGCATTCTT GCATTTCATAAAGTTACAATAGCTGACGCAGGATTGTACCACTGTGAGGCCAACAATGGGGTTGGAAAGTCAAAGAGCTGTGTAGGAAATCACATGGCAatcg ATGATTTAAATGTTCCAGGGATCGTGGCCGGGATTGTAATTCTATGCCTCGTCATATCTTTATGCACTCTTGGGGTCTGTTATGCTCACCGACAAGGCTACTTTAACC GACACAGAGGAAG CCCTCATGCTGGTTATGGACCTCCTTCACAGAAT GTTCAGGACTTCAAACACACGCAGTCATTTATGCTGTAA